A region from the Triticum urartu cultivar G1812 chromosome 1, Tu2.1, whole genome shotgun sequence genome encodes:
- the LOC125544767 gene encoding uncharacterized protein LOC125544767 isoform X2 has translation MAVAAAEAEVESYINYLLMDMREAEEAQEEAERRKRGGPGRKIKKRKTETGKSSKAAAAAAAVPVEMSVSEVGSSPAESDLARTREIVEAATAKILARMKGIVIKEPAKTMTEEDVAAAAVYKAKAEEARRNEDRPEESSALRKWIATGDPEAVKCRKRWIAEDMEALRLKDMDPDEDTSDWRAFEAKEFREFWEYLYPKSFGNFKDNTRIPNMLYTDKKSSGGTAHPIRTLQVFSVKVAGLQDGVHWPLQVFGVVAARDCLDHNRNVIFQCERDNCQMIRKEVLAVLLWWWILCGLRLH, from the exons atggcggtggcggcggcggaggcggaagTGGAGTCCTACATTAACTATCTGTTGATGGATATGAGGGAGGCTGaggaggcgcaggaggaggcggagaggaggaagagaggaggccCCGGCCGCAAAATCAAGAAACGGAAGACGGAGACGGGAAAGAGCtcaaaggcggcggcggcggcggcggcggttccGGTGGAGATGAGCGTCAGCGAGGTGGGGAGCAGCCCAGCGGAATCTGATTTGGCGAGGACGAGGGAGATTGTAGAAGCAGCCACGGCCAAGATTCTGGCGCGGATGAAGGGGATCGTCATCAAGGAGCCGGCCAAGACGATGACAGAGGAGGACGTCGCGGCGGCGGCCGTGTACAAAGCCAaggcggaggaggcgcgcaggaacGAGGACCGGCCGGAGGAGTCCAGCGCCCTCCGGAAGTGGATCGCCACGGGAGACCCCGAGGCCGTCAAGTGCCGCAAGAGGTGGATTGCGGAAGACATGGAGGCCCTGAGGCTCAAGGACATGGATCCCGACGAGGATACCTCCGACTGGCGTGCCTTCGAGGCCAAGGAGTTCCGCGAGTTCTGGGAATATCTTTATCCCAAATCCTTCGGAAATTTCAAGGACAACA CGCGTATCCCAAACATGCTTTACACGGACAAGAAGTCGTCAGGTGGCACAGCCCACCCCATAAGAACTCTGCAGGTCTTTTCTGTCAAAGTTGCGGGGCTACAAGATGGAGTGCACTGGCCGCTGCAAGTGTTTGGCGTCGTTGCTGCACGAGATTGTTTGGATCATAATCGCAATGTTATCTTCCAGTGCGAAAGGGATAACTGCCAAATGATCCGCAAGGAG